Proteins from a single region of Manis javanica isolate MJ-LG chromosome 5, MJ_LKY, whole genome shotgun sequence:
- the CRLS1 gene encoding cardiolipin synthase (CMP-forming) isoform X1, which translates to MLASRVARGARGALCGAAWAPGARPGKGRARGALPRSVPGLLGCLAERWWLRPAALGLQLPGAGPRGHCSGAGKAAPGPATRADRAAKARGGRWGPASAASLYENPWTIPNLLSMTRIGLAPVLGYLIIEEDFNTALGVFALAGLTDLLDGFIARNWANQKSALGSALDPLADKILISILYVSLTYADLIPVPLTYMIISRDVMLIAAVFYVRYRTLPTPRTLSKYFNPCYATARLKPTFISKVNTAVQLILVAASLAAPVFNYADSIYLQMLWCFTAFTTAASAYSYYHYGRKTIQVIKGR; encoded by the exons ATGCTGGCTTCGCGCGTAGCGCGCGGCGCACGGGGGGCCCTGTGCGGCGCCGCCTGGGCGCCGGGGGCGCGGCCAGGCAAGGGGCGCGCCCGCGGGGCCCTGCCGAGGTCGGTGCCGGGCCTCCTGGGCTGCCTGGCGGAGCGCTGGTGGCTGCGCCCGGCCGCGCTCGGCCTGCAGCTGCCTGGGGCCGGCCCGCGGGGCCACTGCTCGGGCGCGGGGAAGGCGGCCCCAGGGCCCGCGACCAGAGCAGACAGAGCCGCCAAGGCCCGAGGCGGCCGGTGGGGTCCGGCGAGCGCCGCCAGCCTG TATGAAAACCCATGGACAATCCCAAATTTGTTGTCAATGACAAGAATTGGCTTGGCCCCAGTTTTGGGCTATTTGATTATTGAAGAGGATTTTAATACTGCACTAGGAGTTTTTGCCTTAGCTGGGCTAACTGATTTG TTGGATGGATTTATTGCTCGAAACTGGGCCAATCAAAAATCAGCTTTGGGAAGTGCTCTTGATCCACTTGCTGATAAAATACTTATCAGTATCTTATATGTTAGCTTGACCTATGCAGATCTTATTCCAG TTCCACTTACTTACATGATAATTTCAAGAGATGTGATGTTGATTGCTGCTGTTTTTTATGTCAGATATCGAACTCTTCCAACACCG CGAACACTTTCTAAGTATTTCAACCCTTGTTATGCCACTGCTAGGTTAAAACCAACCTTCATCAGCAAG gtaaacaCAGCAGTCCAGTTAATCTTGGTGGCAGCTTCTTTGGCAGCTCCTGTTTTCAATTATGCTGACAGCATTTATCTTCAAATGCTATG GTGTTTTACAGCTTTCACCACAGCTGCATCAGCTTACAGTTATTATCATTATGGTCGAAAAACTATTCAGGTAATAAAAGGCAGATGA
- the CRLS1 gene encoding cardiolipin synthase (CMP-forming) isoform X3: MRGALKLPHPGCSPSQNAVVGRYENPWTIPNLLSMTRIGLAPVLGYLIIEEDFNTALGVFALAGLTDLLDGFIARNWANQKSALGSALDPLADKILISILYVSLTYADLIPVPLTYMIISRDVMLIAAVFYVRYRTLPTPRTLSKYFNPCYATARLKPTFISKVNTAVQLILVAASLAAPVFNYADSIYLQMLWCFTAFTTAASAYSYYHYGRKTIQVIKGR; encoded by the exons ATGCGGGGTGCTTTGAAGTTGCCACATCCGGGCTGCAGCCCATCCCAGAACGCGGTAGTTGGTCGA TATGAAAACCCATGGACAATCCCAAATTTGTTGTCAATGACAAGAATTGGCTTGGCCCCAGTTTTGGGCTATTTGATTATTGAAGAGGATTTTAATACTGCACTAGGAGTTTTTGCCTTAGCTGGGCTAACTGATTTG TTGGATGGATTTATTGCTCGAAACTGGGCCAATCAAAAATCAGCTTTGGGAAGTGCTCTTGATCCACTTGCTGATAAAATACTTATCAGTATCTTATATGTTAGCTTGACCTATGCAGATCTTATTCCAG TTCCACTTACTTACATGATAATTTCAAGAGATGTGATGTTGATTGCTGCTGTTTTTTATGTCAGATATCGAACTCTTCCAACACCG CGAACACTTTCTAAGTATTTCAACCCTTGTTATGCCACTGCTAGGTTAAAACCAACCTTCATCAGCAAG gtaaacaCAGCAGTCCAGTTAATCTTGGTGGCAGCTTCTTTGGCAGCTCCTGTTTTCAATTATGCTGACAGCATTTATCTTCAAATGCTATG GTGTTTTACAGCTTTCACCACAGCTGCATCAGCTTACAGTTATTATCATTATGGTCGAAAAACTATTCAGGTAATAAAAGGCAGATGA
- the CRLS1 gene encoding cardiolipin synthase (CMP-forming) isoform X2: protein MPQYENPWTIPNLLSMTRIGLAPVLGYLIIEEDFNTALGVFALAGLTDLLDGFIARNWANQKSALGSALDPLADKILISILYVSLTYADLIPVPLTYMIISRDVMLIAAVFYVRYRTLPTPRTLSKYFNPCYATARLKPTFISKVNTAVQLILVAASLAAPVFNYADSIYLQMLWCFTAFTTAASAYSYYHYGRKTIQVIKGR, encoded by the exons ATGCCACAG TATGAAAACCCATGGACAATCCCAAATTTGTTGTCAATGACAAGAATTGGCTTGGCCCCAGTTTTGGGCTATTTGATTATTGAAGAGGATTTTAATACTGCACTAGGAGTTTTTGCCTTAGCTGGGCTAACTGATTTG TTGGATGGATTTATTGCTCGAAACTGGGCCAATCAAAAATCAGCTTTGGGAAGTGCTCTTGATCCACTTGCTGATAAAATACTTATCAGTATCTTATATGTTAGCTTGACCTATGCAGATCTTATTCCAG TTCCACTTACTTACATGATAATTTCAAGAGATGTGATGTTGATTGCTGCTGTTTTTTATGTCAGATATCGAACTCTTCCAACACCG CGAACACTTTCTAAGTATTTCAACCCTTGTTATGCCACTGCTAGGTTAAAACCAACCTTCATCAGCAAG gtaaacaCAGCAGTCCAGTTAATCTTGGTGGCAGCTTCTTTGGCAGCTCCTGTTTTCAATTATGCTGACAGCATTTATCTTCAAATGCTATG GTGTTTTACAGCTTTCACCACAGCTGCATCAGCTTACAGTTATTATCATTATGGTCGAAAAACTATTCAGGTAATAAAAGGCAGATGA